One stretch of Aquimarina sp. Aq107 DNA includes these proteins:
- a CDS encoding TonB-dependent receptor, with product MNHKITIALLLSLLYHFTSYAQENYELTGTVTSIETNTPIPGLSVLVKGTSRGTVTDFDGKYSINVKSGDVVQFSYIGLTTKNVTISGQTTLNVSMEEDSEALEEIVVVGYGSQRKSDVTGSVSSVKSDELTAFPVLNAAQALQGRAAGVVVQSNNGGEPGSAVNIQVRGNTSINANSDPLIVVDGFVGAIFPQANDIESIEVLKDASAAAIYGSRGSNGVVLVTTKKGRKGKLSIDVNSNYSVQNITNELDLLNADQFAAYQQELNPAYVQGPANTDWQDLLYRSGSTSDHQFSFSGGSDNINFYASANYFKQEGVIINSEFERVTFLSNIDAQMTDKLKLGINLFGSRGAQDGVPTQSTGQTANGGGDDVVSLAFRFAPDLGVLNENGVNTINSVGDDVDNPFAIATEGINETKTDNYRANLYADYEILNGLNFKTTFGFSTRNQTNGLFRPSTLRITAGDVGGRAIISNVRNTNVISENYLTYNKEIGKFDLTLLAGYSYQKNTTETSSSGAEGFVSNTFSFFNLSGGTTALTPTSSFSEIEIQSQFGRLNLDYDDRYLLTATVRRDASSNFAVNNQSAIFPSAAIGWKISNESFLKDNSTISNLKFRASYGVTGNQAISAYQSLARFQTVLGIINGNVVGAVVPDQAANPDLQWESSYQTNIGLDLGFINNRISLSLDYYNIDTEDLLLADASQPEYLGFLTTASIRNIGEVNNKGFEISLNTRNIVKENFTWTTDFNWSTNTNTVEALIGGIDVFLDASPGYFNTDNTHLLREGEAAGVFWGYEYRGVYQGGDLPEGTATFAGAQAGDQLFTDIPDENGTADGVINTDDQKIIGDPTPDFTFGITNNFTYKNIDLNIFFQGAVGGDVANLTAIQLDAGDSNASTDILNAWTPTNTNTDVPRVALRTDKILTSRFVEDGTYVRLKNIALGYTIPNAVTERMGIDKVRVSVSGQNLLTFTDYSGLDPEVSFFGSGGSGGSTNANTTRGFDFGNYPTVRSVNFGINVTF from the coding sequence ATGAATCACAAAATAACTATAGCTTTACTACTATCGTTATTGTACCATTTCACCTCATATGCTCAAGAAAATTATGAGTTAACTGGTACTGTAACATCAATTGAAACGAATACACCTATTCCTGGTTTGAGTGTTCTCGTTAAGGGGACTTCTAGAGGAACAGTAACAGATTTTGACGGAAAATATAGCATAAATGTAAAATCAGGAGATGTAGTACAATTCTCTTATATAGGACTTACCACAAAAAATGTCACGATATCTGGACAAACTACTCTAAATGTATCTATGGAAGAAGATTCCGAAGCACTAGAAGAAATCGTTGTTGTCGGTTATGGTTCTCAGCGTAAGAGTGATGTAACAGGTTCTGTATCTTCCGTAAAATCGGATGAATTAACGGCTTTCCCTGTTTTGAATGCAGCACAAGCACTTCAAGGACGTGCAGCTGGTGTTGTAGTTCAATCCAATAATGGAGGTGAGCCTGGATCTGCTGTTAATATCCAAGTTAGAGGGAATACCTCGATCAACGCTAACAGTGATCCTCTTATTGTTGTAGATGGTTTTGTGGGTGCTATTTTTCCGCAGGCGAATGACATAGAATCCATAGAAGTACTTAAAGATGCTTCTGCAGCTGCTATTTATGGTTCTAGAGGGTCAAATGGAGTTGTTCTAGTCACTACAAAAAAAGGTAGAAAAGGAAAGTTATCTATTGATGTTAATTCGAATTACTCGGTACAAAATATTACTAATGAACTAGATTTATTAAATGCGGATCAATTTGCAGCGTATCAGCAAGAATTAAATCCTGCCTATGTTCAAGGGCCTGCCAATACAGATTGGCAAGACTTACTATATAGAAGCGGTAGTACTTCGGATCATCAATTTTCTTTTTCAGGAGGAAGTGATAATATAAATTTTTATGCTTCTGCAAATTATTTTAAACAAGAAGGTGTTATTATTAATTCAGAATTCGAGCGAGTAACTTTCCTATCCAACATAGATGCCCAGATGACCGATAAGTTAAAGTTAGGGATCAATCTTTTTGGTAGTCGAGGAGCTCAAGATGGTGTTCCAACACAATCTACAGGTCAAACTGCTAATGGAGGTGGTGATGATGTAGTTTCTTTAGCCTTTAGATTTGCTCCAGATTTAGGAGTATTGAATGAAAATGGGGTAAATACGATTAACTCTGTTGGTGATGATGTTGATAATCCTTTTGCTATTGCAACAGAAGGGATCAATGAAACTAAGACAGATAATTACAGAGCTAATTTATATGCAGATTATGAAATTCTGAATGGGTTGAACTTTAAAACTACATTTGGTTTTAGTACTCGAAATCAAACAAATGGGCTTTTTAGGCCTTCTACTTTACGAATTACTGCTGGAGATGTTGGAGGAAGAGCTATTATATCAAATGTTAGAAACACAAATGTAATCAGTGAAAATTATCTGACTTATAATAAAGAAATCGGTAAATTCGATTTAACGTTATTAGCGGGATATTCTTATCAAAAAAATACTACAGAAACTTCTTCTTCAGGAGCAGAAGGCTTTGTCTCAAATACATTCTCTTTTTTCAATCTATCAGGAGGAACCACTGCATTAACCCCTACTTCATCTTTTTCTGAAATAGAAATTCAATCTCAGTTTGGAAGATTAAATCTTGACTATGATGATCGTTATTTGTTAACTGCTACGGTAAGAAGAGATGCTTCGTCGAATTTTGCTGTAAATAATCAAAGTGCTATTTTCCCTTCTGCAGCCATAGGATGGAAAATTTCTAATGAAAGTTTTCTGAAAGATAACAGTACTATCTCCAATCTAAAGTTTAGAGCTAGTTATGGTGTGACGGGTAATCAAGCAATTAGTGCTTATCAGTCTTTAGCTAGATTCCAAACAGTATTAGGGATTATAAATGGAAATGTTGTTGGAGCTGTTGTTCCAGATCAAGCTGCAAATCCAGATCTACAATGGGAATCTTCTTACCAAACCAACATTGGGTTGGATTTAGGATTTATAAATAATAGAATTTCTCTTTCTCTGGATTATTATAATATAGACACAGAAGATTTACTGTTAGCCGATGCTAGTCAGCCAGAATATCTTGGATTTTTAACCACAGCTAGTATTAGAAATATTGGGGAGGTTAATAATAAAGGATTTGAAATTTCTTTAAATACAAGAAATATTGTTAAAGAAAACTTTACCTGGACTACAGATTTTAATTGGTCTACCAACACCAACACTGTTGAGGCCTTAATAGGAGGTATCGATGTATTTTTAGATGCATCTCCAGGTTATTTTAACACTGACAACACACACCTTTTAAGAGAAGGAGAAGCTGCTGGAGTTTTCTGGGGATACGAGTATAGAGGTGTATATCAAGGAGGAGACTTGCCAGAAGGAACTGCAACTTTTGCAGGAGCACAAGCAGGAGATCAGTTATTTACAGATATACCTGATGAAAATGGTACCGCTGATGGTGTTATCAATACAGATGATCAAAAAATTATTGGGGATCCTACACCAGATTTCACATTTGGTATTACTAATAATTTCACCTATAAAAATATTGATTTAAATATCTTTTTTCAAGGAGCTGTAGGTGGCGATGTTGCAAATCTTACTGCAATTCAATTAGATGCTGGAGATTCTAATGCTTCTACCGATATATTGAATGCTTGGACACCAACAAACACTAATACAGATGTACCACGTGTAGCATTAAGAACCGATAAAATTCTTACTTCTCGTTTTGTAGAAGATGGTACATATGTGAGATTAAAAAATATAGCTTTAGGGTACACTATACCAAATGCTGTAACTGAAAGAATGGGTATCGATAAAGTGAGGGTTTCTGTTAGTGGTCAGAACTTGCTTACGTTCACAGATTACTCTGGTTTAGATCCAGAAGTTAGCTTTTTTGGATCTGGTGGATCTGGTGGCTCTACAAATGCTAATACTACAAGAGGTTTTGATTTTGGGAATTACCCAACCGTGAGATCTGTTAATTTCGGAATCAACGTAACCTTTTAA
- a CDS encoding transporter, giving the protein MSPKSMLLFVSLYLLGLAASAQYTEKINTNRPGTSQGAFSVGNNVLQLEGGLGFGKEKHKLFDTKTNTFNFDYAIRYGLLIEQLEININGSFRSEGIRQTIGANEEKIRRTDFEFNTIGVKYLIYDPYKKPKENDSINYDELKSWKERYRFKWKTLIPAVSAYVGMNYVNTDNPFTFPNDQTISPKIVLMTQNNWWTSNAGSWVLVTNLIIDKITTDNPAYGWIITSTHTLNDKWAVFGEYQGQKSDFYSDNIVRLGGAYLFNNDLQIDANVATNFKDTPSIFRVSVGASYRFDWHKKDEIIEKPGFESGIKKKEGEEELNKKESDSLNIDQEFEEIENDSLKLEKTPFINEFEDGSHRDAMEQDLDARRTEQRLERERIEKEKQDKKDDKKFQKEERRRLKREAKEAKQAEKAKIKAEKEKQKMIEDIDAELDKMEQDEGLDDELKQIDDELKKLEEMEKELEPEKAKEETEEKKKVDEDEEDIDAAYEKLQKEQEKAKKEEEKRRKKEEKKRLKEEKKRKKEEEKRKKAEEKKKKKEEKENEDNDNGDG; this is encoded by the coding sequence ATGAGCCCTAAATCTATGCTGCTGTTTGTTAGCCTATACCTACTAGGCTTAGCTGCATCTGCGCAATACACTGAGAAAATTAATACTAATAGGCCTGGAACTTCACAGGGAGCTTTCTCAGTTGGTAATAATGTACTACAACTAGAAGGTGGATTAGGCTTTGGAAAAGAAAAACATAAACTATTTGACACCAAAACAAATACATTCAATTTTGATTATGCAATAAGATATGGATTATTGATCGAACAACTAGAGATTAATATAAATGGTAGCTTTAGAAGTGAAGGAATTAGACAAACGATTGGAGCAAATGAAGAAAAAATAAGAAGAACAGATTTCGAATTTAATACCATTGGTGTTAAATACCTAATATATGATCCTTATAAAAAACCTAAAGAAAATGATTCCATCAACTACGATGAATTAAAAAGTTGGAAAGAACGTTATAGATTTAAATGGAAAACTCTGATTCCTGCTGTTTCTGCTTATGTAGGTATGAATTATGTAAATACAGACAATCCATTTACATTTCCAAATGATCAAACAATTAGCCCAAAAATTGTTTTGATGACTCAGAACAACTGGTGGACTAGTAATGCAGGAAGTTGGGTATTAGTTACTAACTTAATAATAGATAAAATTACTACCGATAATCCCGCATACGGCTGGATAATTACGAGTACTCATACTCTAAATGATAAATGGGCCGTCTTTGGGGAATATCAAGGACAAAAAAGTGATTTCTATAGTGATAATATAGTTCGACTGGGAGGAGCTTATTTATTTAATAATGATTTACAAATAGATGCTAATGTTGCTACAAATTTTAAGGACACTCCTTCTATATTCAGAGTTAGTGTAGGAGCTTCTTATCGATTTGATTGGCATAAGAAGGATGAGATTATAGAAAAACCAGGTTTCGAAAGTGGTATAAAGAAAAAAGAAGGAGAAGAAGAATTAAATAAAAAAGAAAGTGATAGTTTAAATATCGATCAAGAATTTGAAGAGATAGAAAATGATAGCTTAAAACTAGAAAAAACTCCTTTTATAAATGAATTTGAAGATGGAAGCCATAGAGATGCTATGGAACAAGATCTTGACGCAAGAAGGACTGAACAACGCCTAGAACGTGAGCGTATAGAAAAAGAAAAGCAAGATAAAAAAGATGATAAAAAATTCCAGAAAGAAGAGCGTAGAAGATTAAAAAGAGAAGCAAAAGAAGCTAAGCAAGCGGAAAAAGCTAAAATCAAAGCTGAAAAAGAAAAGCAAAAAATGATTGAGGATATAGACGCTGAGTTGGATAAAATGGAACAAGATGAAGGCCTCGATGATGAATTAAAACAAATTGATGATGAGCTCAAAAAGTTAGAAGAAATGGAAAAAGAGCTCGAACCTGAAAAAGCAAAAGAAGAAACTGAAGAAAAGAAAAAAGTCGACGAAGATGAAGAAGACATAGATGCTGCTTATGAAAAGCTTCAGAAAGAACAAGAAAAAGCTAAAAAAGAAGAAGAAAAACGAAGAAAGAAAGAAGAAAAAAAGCGTTTAAAAGAAGAAAAGAAAAGAAAGAAAGAAGAAGAAAAACGCAAGAAAGCGGAAGAGAAAAAGAAAAAGAAAGAAGAAAAGGAGAATGAAGATAATGATAATGGTGATGGATAA
- a CDS encoding RagB/SusD family nutrient uptake outer membrane protein: MKTIKILFLLSTIVSTIGCSDLEENPVGILAPESFFSSLDDLQVAVNGTYGRVGHEDIWGRKFTLTIMVRGDMVDIGDPTTAQRRIDHNDFTVLSDNGMIDDFWPAMYQTIAAANQAIAGAELLDADEAEENEIIAQAYFMRAFTYFHMVRLFGDIPYLDTPVTDIQTASSISSTPTAEVYENIIADLEFAETWLPNTQTTRTLPAKATATSYLSLVYLTMGNYQMAYNKAKEVIDNEGTYQLGLEANFQDLFDSSKQDASQEPLFAIDFQAIRNINQTDDGTDYAPPLTGIRSDEQYDLGGGWSVAVPSLEVFDTWDDRDYRKAVSFDATGIFNGNVEPYTVFRDFNTRAVNRPHIAKYTRFIGATANGNGRASETNYATMRYAEVLLIAAEALNEINGGSEEAHQYVNRVRARARNGSDFPADVSGLSQDNFRTMVLEERRLELAFEFKRWYDIARREMGTQVFGSTGLEGLKANFDPTRDYLLPIPNEEILRNPNLSQNDGY, translated from the coding sequence ATGAAAACAATTAAAATCTTATTCTTATTGTCGACAATAGTCTCAACAATAGGATGTTCGGATTTGGAAGAAAATCCGGTAGGAATTTTGGCTCCAGAAAGTTTTTTTAGTTCTTTAGACGATTTACAGGTAGCTGTAAACGGAACTTATGGTCGTGTGGGTCACGAAGATATTTGGGGAAGAAAATTTACGTTAACCATTATGGTACGTGGTGATATGGTAGATATTGGAGATCCGACCACTGCACAGAGAAGAATTGACCACAATGATTTTACAGTATTGTCAGATAATGGAATGATTGATGACTTTTGGCCAGCAATGTACCAAACCATTGCTGCAGCAAATCAAGCAATTGCGGGAGCGGAGTTATTAGATGCAGATGAGGCTGAAGAAAATGAAATTATTGCTCAAGCATATTTTATGAGAGCATTCACTTATTTTCATATGGTGAGACTTTTTGGGGATATCCCCTATTTAGATACGCCTGTTACTGATATTCAAACAGCATCTTCTATAAGTTCTACACCAACAGCTGAAGTATATGAAAACATCATTGCAGATTTAGAATTCGCTGAAACCTGGTTGCCTAATACGCAAACAACAAGAACATTACCAGCAAAGGCTACAGCTACTTCTTATTTATCTTTGGTATACTTAACTATGGGGAATTATCAAATGGCCTATAATAAGGCTAAAGAGGTAATTGACAACGAAGGAACCTATCAATTAGGCTTAGAGGCTAATTTCCAAGATTTATTTGATTCCTCCAAACAAGATGCTTCACAAGAACCTTTATTTGCAATTGATTTTCAGGCAATAAGAAACATTAATCAGACTGATGATGGAACTGATTATGCGCCACCATTAACAGGAATTAGATCGGATGAGCAGTATGACCTTGGCGGTGGTTGGTCTGTTGCTGTGCCTTCTTTAGAAGTTTTTGATACCTGGGATGACCGCGATTATAGAAAAGCAGTGAGTTTTGATGCTACCGGAATTTTTAATGGTAATGTAGAGCCATATACTGTATTTAGGGATTTTAATACAAGAGCCGTAAACCGTCCTCATATTGCTAAATATACTCGATTCATAGGAGCAACAGCTAATGGGAATGGTCGTGCATCAGAAACTAATTATGCTACAATGAGGTATGCAGAAGTATTGTTAATAGCGGCAGAGGCATTAAATGAAATCAATGGTGGAAGCGAAGAAGCTCACCAATATGTAAATAGAGTAAGAGCTAGAGCTAGAAATGGTTCTGATTTCCCGGCTGATGTCTCTGGTTTGTCTCAAGACAATTTTAGAACCATGGTATTAGAGGAACGTAGATTAGAGCTAGCTTTCGAATTTAAAAGATGGTATGATATCGCTAGAAGAGAAATGGGAACACAAGTGTTTGGATCAACTGGACTCGAAGGGCTAAAAGCTAACTTTGATCCAACTCGTGATTATCTATTACCTATTCCAAATGAAGAAATACTAAGAAATCCTAACTTATCTCAAAATGACGGGTATTAA
- a CDS encoding GNAT family N-acetyltransferase, with the protein MITIKEITSKADLTTFVKFPFELYKDSPYYVPSIIKEELDVMNPAKNPVFKNAVAKYFLAYKNNKIVGRIAAIINWIEVKEQQKPKIRFGWFDVIDDLEVTKALLEKVVDFGKQNSLEYMEGPVGFSNMDKAGILIKGFEELNTMITWYNYPYYQKHMEQLGFEDAATWVEYKIKVPTETKDKVIKFAKIIKERYQLQLLKFKKSKELLKYADDMFDLLNKTYSSLQTFVPIQQYQIEMYKKKYLPYLNPEYITCIADKNGKLIAFSIVMPSFSKALKKMNGKIYPLKFLHILKAQRRNDTAAFYLIGVDPEYQNKGVTALIFKEMNETFIRNGIEMVETNPELEENKAIQALWNDYEHEQHKMRRTYRKNL; encoded by the coding sequence ATGATTACGATTAAAGAAATTACCTCTAAAGCAGATTTAACTACATTTGTTAAGTTTCCTTTTGAATTATATAAAGACTCTCCCTATTACGTTCCTTCTATTATTAAAGAAGAGTTAGATGTAATGAATCCGGCTAAAAATCCTGTTTTTAAAAATGCCGTAGCTAAATATTTTCTTGCATATAAAAACAATAAAATTGTTGGAAGAATAGCGGCAATTATCAATTGGATTGAAGTAAAAGAACAACAAAAGCCAAAAATCCGTTTCGGATGGTTCGATGTCATAGATGATCTTGAAGTTACCAAAGCTCTTCTCGAAAAAGTTGTTGATTTTGGTAAACAAAATTCTTTAGAATATATGGAAGGACCTGTTGGCTTTTCAAATATGGATAAAGCCGGTATTTTAATAAAAGGATTTGAAGAACTTAATACTATGATTACTTGGTACAATTATCCATATTACCAAAAACATATGGAACAATTAGGTTTCGAAGATGCTGCAACTTGGGTAGAATATAAAATAAAAGTGCCTACAGAAACTAAAGATAAAGTAATCAAGTTCGCTAAAATAATCAAAGAACGTTACCAACTTCAATTACTTAAGTTCAAAAAAAGCAAAGAACTTTTAAAATATGCTGATGATATGTTTGATTTACTTAATAAAACATATAGCAGTTTACAAACATTTGTACCGATACAACAGTATCAGATTGAAATGTACAAGAAAAAATACTTACCCTATTTAAATCCTGAGTATATTACTTGTATTGCTGATAAAAATGGAAAATTAATTGCTTTTTCTATTGTTATGCCTTCTTTTTCCAAAGCATTAAAAAAAATGAATGGTAAAATTTATCCTTTAAAATTTTTACATATTCTTAAAGCACAAAGAAGAAATGACACTGCAGCTTTCTATCTTATAGGAGTGGATCCCGAATACCAAAACAAAGGAGTTACCGCTCTTATATTCAAAGAAATGAACGAAACATTTATTCGTAATGGTATAGAAATGGTAGAAACAAATCCAGAATTAGAAGAGAATAAAGCTATACAGGCTTTATGGAATGATTATGAGCATGAGCAACACAAAATGCGTAGAACTTACAGAAAGAATCTATAG
- a CDS encoding FadR/GntR family transcriptional regulator: MRINLETDPLSPKDEVEKVISKIRDLIINRQLEPGDKLPSERTLSEKFGASRSQLRLAIQKLEFYGLVKRYPKSGTFVSKIGVGALNSMMANILHLQIPDFKSLVETRLILETKAVKLAAIRRTDKQLYQIEQAHEAYIKKSINGENAVDEDLLFHLKVAEASCNSVINSLMLVITPEIITNFVNNKICDETNFSTLIQEHQDIVNAIKDNDPDQAIKSLKIHFNDLYNYCNTN; this comes from the coding sequence ATGAGAATTAACTTAGAAACCGACCCATTATCACCAAAAGATGAAGTAGAAAAGGTGATCTCCAAAATAAGAGATCTAATTATCAATCGACAATTAGAACCTGGAGATAAATTACCTTCTGAGAGAACATTATCTGAAAAATTTGGTGCTAGTAGAAGTCAATTAAGACTCGCCATTCAAAAATTAGAATTTTATGGGTTAGTAAAACGATATCCTAAGAGTGGAACTTTCGTTTCCAAAATTGGTGTAGGCGCATTAAATTCTATGATGGCTAATATTCTACACCTACAAATACCTGATTTCAAATCATTGGTAGAAACAAGATTAATACTTGAAACGAAGGCTGTAAAACTAGCAGCTATAAGAAGAACTGACAAACAACTATATCAAATAGAACAAGCGCACGAAGCTTACATAAAAAAATCTATCAATGGAGAAAACGCTGTAGATGAAGATTTACTATTTCATCTAAAAGTAGCAGAAGCAAGTTGTAACAGTGTTATCAATTCTTTAATGTTAGTAATCACTCCAGAAATAATAACAAATTTCGTAAATAATAAGATTTGCGACGAAACTAATTTCTCTACATTAATCCAGGAACATCAAGATATTGTAAATGCTATAAAAGATAATGATCCTGATCAAGCGATTAAGAGCTTAAAAATTCATTTTAACGATTTATATAATTACTGCAATACTAATTAA
- a CDS encoding PLP-dependent cysteine synthase family protein translates to MREDIQAYDNVLELIGDTPLVKLNRIMKGYPGNFYAKIESFNPGHSTKDRIALYIIEEAEKKGVLKPGDTIIETTSGNTGFSLAMVSVIKGYECILAVSSKSSKDKIAMLKNMGAKVYVCPAHVSADDPRSYYQVAKRLHEEIQGSVYINQYFNELNIDAHYNSTGPEVWNQTNGNITHFVACCGTGGTISGTAKYLKEKNSEVRVLGIDAYGSVLKKYHETREFDEEEIYPYRIEGLGKNLIPTATDFDVIDKFEKVSDEDSAHTARELVKTEGMFLGYTSGAAIQGVKQLAEQGEFDENSNIVIILPDHGSRYMSKVFSDEWMTEQGFFDSVHEEDAKKVQFIK, encoded by the coding sequence ATGAGAGAAGATATACAGGCTTATGATAATGTTTTAGAGCTTATAGGTGATACTCCACTTGTAAAATTAAACAGAATTATGAAAGGCTATCCAGGAAATTTCTATGCAAAAATAGAATCCTTTAATCCTGGACATTCCACTAAAGATAGAATAGCACTTTATATTATAGAAGAAGCCGAAAAAAAAGGTGTTCTAAAACCTGGAGATACTATTATAGAGACTACTAGTGGTAATACTGGTTTTAGTTTAGCGATGGTAAGTGTAATTAAGGGTTATGAATGTATACTTGCAGTTAGTTCAAAATCATCAAAAGATAAGATTGCCATGCTTAAAAACATGGGAGCTAAGGTATATGTGTGTCCTGCACATGTAAGCGCCGATGACCCTAGATCTTATTATCAAGTAGCCAAAAGGCTTCATGAGGAAATACAAGGTTCGGTTTATATAAATCAATATTTTAATGAGCTGAATATTGATGCTCATTATAACTCAACAGGACCAGAAGTTTGGAATCAAACAAATGGTAATATTACCCACTTTGTGGCCTGTTGTGGTACTGGAGGGACGATTTCTGGAACTGCAAAATATTTGAAAGAGAAGAATAGTGAAGTTCGAGTACTTGGTATCGATGCTTATGGTTCGGTATTAAAAAAATATCACGAAACTAGAGAGTTTGATGAAGAAGAAATTTACCCTTATCGAATTGAAGGTTTAGGTAAGAATCTAATACCTACTGCGACAGACTTTGATGTTATAGATAAGTTCGAAAAGGTAAGTGACGAAGATAGTGCACATACCGCAAGAGAATTGGTGAAAACAGAAGGAATGTTTCTAGGGTATACCAGCGGAGCAGCTATTCAAGGAGTTAAGCAATTAGCTGAACAAGGTGAATTTGACGAAAATAGTAATATAGTTATTATTTTACCCGATCACGGATCTCGCTATATGAGCAAGGTTTTTAGTGATGAATGGATGACGGAACAAGGATTTTTTGATAGTGTTCATGAAGAGGATGCTAAAAAAGTTCAGTTTATAAAGTAA
- a CDS encoding aminotransferase class I/II-fold pyridoxal phosphate-dependent enzyme — protein sequence MRDLFDKIYEDKGPLGKWADQAEGYFVFPKLEGPISNRMKFQGREVVTWSINDYLGLANMEEVRKVDAEAAAAYGSAYPMGARMMSGHTDLHEQLQNELAQFVDKEAAYLLNFGYQGMVSTIDALVSKDDIIVYDVDAHACIIDGVRLHQGQRYTYRHNDIESIEKNLMRATRMAQKTGGGILLISEGVFGMRGEQGRLKEIVALKEKYNFRLFVDDAHGFGTLGATGAGTGEEQGVQDDIDVYFATFAKSMASTGAFIAADQEIIDYLKYNLRSQMFAKSLQMQLVVGALKRLDMLRTMPELKAKLWENVNALQNGLRDRGFDLGTTQSCVTPVYLKGSIPEAMALVKDLRENHGIFCSIVVYPVIPKGMILLRLIPTASHTMQDIEDTLNAFSAIRETLENGTYKKMSAALAEAMGE from the coding sequence ATGAGAGATTTATTTGATAAAATATACGAAGACAAAGGACCTTTAGGAAAATGGGCAGATCAGGCAGAAGGATATTTTGTTTTTCCTAAGTTAGAAGGGCCTATATCAAATAGAATGAAGTTTCAGGGTAGAGAAGTAGTTACCTGGAGTATCAATGATTATTTGGGGTTAGCTAATATGGAAGAAGTTCGTAAGGTTGATGCAGAAGCTGCAGCTGCTTATGGATCCGCATATCCAATGGGAGCTAGAATGATGAGTGGTCATACAGATTTGCATGAGCAATTACAAAATGAATTAGCTCAATTTGTGGATAAAGAAGCTGCTTATTTGTTGAATTTTGGATATCAAGGAATGGTATCTACTATAGATGCATTGGTAAGTAAAGATGATATTATAGTATATGATGTTGATGCTCACGCATGTATTATTGACGGTGTTAGATTACACCAAGGACAACGATATACTTATAGACATAATGATATTGAGAGCATAGAGAAAAATTTAATGAGAGCTACAAGAATGGCTCAAAAAACTGGAGGAGGAATTTTATTAATCTCTGAAGGTGTTTTTGGTATGCGAGGTGAGCAAGGAAGGTTGAAAGAAATTGTTGCACTTAAGGAAAAATATAATTTCAGATTATTTGTAGATGATGCTCACGGTTTTGGTACTCTTGGAGCTACAGGTGCTGGAACAGGTGAGGAGCAAGGAGTACAAGATGATATCGATGTCTACTTCGCTACATTTGCGAAATCGATGGCTAGTACAGGAGCATTTATAGCTGCTGATCAAGAGATTATTGATTATCTTAAGTATAATTTACGTTCTCAAATGTTTGCAAAATCCTTACAAATGCAATTAGTTGTAGGAGCACTTAAACGTTTGGATATGTTACGTACAATGCCAGAGTTAAAAGCAAAACTTTGGGAAAATGTAAACGCTTTACAAAATGGTTTGCGTGATAGAGGTTTTGATTTAGGTACAACTCAGAGCTGTGTTACTCCTGTTTATTTAAAAGGGAGTATTCCTGAAGCAATGGCATTGGTTAAAGATCTAAGAGAAAATCATGGTATTTTTTGCTCGATAGTTGTATACCCTGTAATACCCAAAGGAATGATTTTATTAAGATTGATTCCTACGGCTTCTCATACTATGCAGGATATTGAAGATACATTAAATGCTTTTTCTGCAATAAGAGAAACGTTAGAAAATGGTACTTATAAAAAGATGTCAGCGGCCCTAGCAGAAGCGATGGGAGAATAA